AGCCAAAGCCTAAGTAATTTTTGTCTATAAAGGGTTCGATGTGAAAGTGATAAATAAATCAGGACAACCATACTTTCGACAAAGAGCAACACAATCAAGGTAGTTTTGGTATAGATAGCGTGGCCCTCCAACATAGGAAGAAGGTTTTATAATTCTTTGGCCTGCTTCAGACCCTTCTATAATGCCTCTATGTATTGTATCATGAATTTCTTTGAGAGGAGCAGTTCTATATTTCTGTTGAAATGATTTAGTCCTAAAGTGACTCAACTGAGATTCTTCCATGCAACAATATGCGTCAATAACATAGGCTTGTGTACCTCTTTTGCAACGCGTTAGGGTGTTGAAATCATCACCTCTATCATGAAGCCTATAGGCATAATATTCTACCTCTGTGACACGCTTCCGTTTAATCCCTGCTGATCTTCGACACTGTCTATATGCAATGTTTTGATGATACCCATCTTCTCCATAAGGAAATAAAATTGGGTACTGCATCGCCATAAATTTACAGTGATCTTCTTTAACTTTCCTTAGATTGCCAGCCTTGTCTTCTACCATCAGGTCACGTCCAATATCACTTGTACCTAAGTCACCAACAACTAATCCAACAACCTCTGATGCTactggagcattaaatatatcgCCATGCTTGTCAGGAGATCCAAACAATCTTATAAAATAGTGGTCATCGGGTGCACCTGCCCTAGAAAGCCTATCACGGGCAACCCTAAATAACTTGACAATTGGGTTATGGGCATCAAACATTTGCATGAGAGCAGCTACAATTTCTTCGTTAGGTTGGAAGGCTCTATTTTTATAGGTGCCAACACGCAATCTATTCATAAGCTCATTTTGAGTGTCAAATATGTACAGCTGAGCATATTCTGGTCGTTTATCCCTTTTTGGTAGGAGCGACCCAATACGATGGCAGAGCTGGCCACTTCTCTTGAATGTATATGGACCACGACCATCATTGATAGAATCAATCACATTCACCCCCATTGATGTAAAAGCAAACATAGAGTTGTAGTACCTTATATTCTCACAGAAATGAGCTGATTTAGCTCTATCCACCGCAGTTAGCAGACTATGCAAAGGCTCTGGAGGTGGCTTGTAGGAAGGCAAGATAACACTTCCTCCTTTGCAGCACTTGTTGTATAACGGTCTTGTTGTGTGACGCCGTCGGTCGATGCGCTCCTCATACCAAAATAATGCGCCACAATAACAACATGTGTGACTTGGTGGACCAAGGTTTAATGGTGAGAAAACAGAGCCTGACAATAAAAAGGGGGAAATGTGAGCTCGAGTTCTCATTCTAGTGTAAAATGTACAAATCTATTGAGGCAAGAGTGTATACATCGAGACCAGCATCGAGATTGAACATTTACAATCGAGCAGTTTGATGAGCAGTCATGATCGAACAGTCGAGATAACATCATGATTGAGCATCACATACGAATCGTCTGCGAGAATCAACACAAATTAGTATGTATCGTGTATGCCTTCTCAATTGCAAGAAACAAAATGTGTTCGAATACATATGGCTTAGAACAAACAGGGAAAATATATGTTAGCGATGGACTTACGGGAATGACCATTTGTAGGGATAGTGGTATGAGAAGACGATGCATCTGCGGAAGGCAATATTAGGATATTAGGCACATAATatgcaaaagaaaaggaactgTAAATTTGAGACACAGTACAGACACCTTTATCATATATGGAAGATGATGAATGTGCCAACCGTTGTCGCAATACCCTAGAACGCTCTGACATATATGCTTTACGTTTTTTACGTGATTGAGCAGCCATGGCGGAATCTGGGCGAGGAAAATCTGAGGAATAAGTAAGAGAATAGCATTAGGCACATTGCATGGACGCATTGTGGAGGCAAATGGAGCACATTATTTGTGAATgtaatataagaattttttaaaaaaaaattgagcacAATGGTGGCCATGCCTGTAAGTTGAGTATACGAACGGCGTCGAACAGGCCGGTTAGATCTGAAATTGAAGGCTGTGGGGAAGTCATTCGCGTGGCTTGATGGTGATCCATGTAACTCACCATCATTAGTCTCTATAAGTAAGAGAATAGCATTAGCTACATTGCATGGGTGCACTGTGAAGGCAGATGGAGAACATTATTTGTGAatgtaatatttttattaaGATATAAGAATGAGCAGCAAGCACACAGAGGTGTTTTAAAAGATTAAGCACCATGGTGGCCATATATACCAGCAAGTTGAGTACACAAACGGCGTCGAACAGGCCGGTTAGATCTGAAATTGAAGGCTGTGGGGAAGTCATCGGCATCGTTTGATAGCGATTCATGTAGCTCACCATCATTAATCTCTAATATTGGTCGCTTACGCTTAAGGCGTGCACAAACCAGAGATTTTCCATCAGGCATAGACATAATCTGAAAGTTTTAGAGCTGAAATTAAGTGGGAACTAACAAAGAATCTATTGCATGTTGGCATGGGGTATAACACTGTGTAAGGTAACAAACTGGGTAGTAATGAGAACCAACGAACTGATAAAAGGAAATATAAATAATGAGAAGATAACTCAACATATGTAACCCTCTATACAAAGCTACTTTAAGAGCTAGAATATTACACGAGAATACaaaaacatatacatataagctGAGAAAAGAATCACCCATGGTAATAATAGGAGCAAGCACGATCTACCATCAAGAGGTACATATTAATCAACGCAACAATAGGCAATGATATATGGTAACGATAAATCATCGATAAGCAAATTTGATACAAAACAACACAGGAGGTTGACATAAAAATTATAGACCATGACTGGCCTATATATAAATTAGACAATAGTATCTCCCCTGGTTGAACCTAATAGTATCTGAAGGCATTCTTAACAATAGCTTGCCGTGACCaaagtagagagagagagaaagagcagGAAAAGATTGCCAGGAAAGGCAAATATGCGCAATGGTCTATATATATGGAGTAAGTAAGCAACACTCTGTTGATTTTTCAAGAAGCGGGTGTGCACTCTAGGTGGAGCCGATAGCATTTTCAAGAAGCCAAGAACAACACTCTGTTGATTTTTCCCCAATTTAGTGAAAAGAGGCCCGATCTGTTCTGGTCGgtgaaaaagaaatgaaaggaaAGCGATAAACTATGAGCAAATATAATGGGtgaagaaaaacaaataatCGAGATGAAATGTTTAAGAATGCAAACACGATGTGACGCCGGAACTCAAGAAGAAAGGATGCAAAGCCGATCTGATGCTGGCAAACTGCTCATGTTGTTACATATAAGCCATCTTTAATTGAAGCTTTTCTGTATATAAAACACAAAAAATATCACTACATGTGTAGATAAAGCTTAGACATTTGGTATTTCTGGAATCACACAACACCGCATCGGGCATTATTAACTGCAAGCTGCACCATCCCATGCATACAATGGAATATATAGCTTCAACTATTAAGAATGGAAATAAGCTTTACTAAGACCAATCAACTAAAGCACAAAAAGCAACAGATTCCATCCTATAACAGAACTTGCAAAGCAATTAAGTGAGTGATTACAACCAGGACAAAGCCAGTAGATCATGCTAAATATTGCATCTACCTATCAAATACGGCAGCAGGCCAAAAATAACTCAGCGAACGGTTCAGTGAATAAATTTCCAAACTATTTTATTACGCATAATTTTTGTACACAGGGGATACCAAAACTATCAAGCATTGCAGGCAATTCCATGGCACAGCCAATCAAAGCTACCATCTAGAGAAGAAGCCAGGAGTTCATCCCTCCAAAAAAGAAATTGCTTTCCCACCTACAGTACCAAGCACTAACCCTAGCTTAAGAGAAAACAACGCGACACCGATAGCTCCACACCAGAGAGGCAGGAGAGGCACGATCCCCAAATCAAAGCCGTGCTCCCTGAGCTGGAGCTCCAAGCAAAACAACCAGAGAAGTTATCGAGGGGCTTACAGCGATTCGACGCCCAAGAAAACCCTAGAGGGAGAGGGCAAGACGGGGTGCCGCGCGGGTgtggggagacggcggcggtctCTAGGAAgaagcgacggcggccgccgaTGGCCTCGCCTGgaagcgacgacggcgagcgatgCCAGCTACTTGCCCGAGGTCGAGATGAaaggggaacggcggcgccgtcggagGCGACGACGCGGTGGAGAGAATGGGGAATCGGCTGGTTCACGGGTGcccctttttttctcttctgcCTGTCGTGAGCCTGGGTGGTGGGCTCAATTGACCTGGCCCGATACGATGCAAACACATGGCTGGACAGGAGATCGGACGCGGCTGATTTCGGGGCGACGTGGCCGCGCGGCCGGATCTACAGTGTACAGTACCGACGTTAGCTTTATAGGATTTTATATGATAAGACAGATCATGGAGTAATTCTGACACAAGAAAAGTATGCAAATGACATGCTCAAACGAGTAGGGATACAAGATTGTAAACCTGTAAGTACCCCATTACTTGTTTCAGAAAAACTTTCAGCCCACGAAGATACACTTCTTGGCCTAAATGATGCAACACAATATAGAAGTGTAGTAGGAGCTTTGCAATATTTAACTTTGACTAGGCCTGATATTGCTTATTCAGTAAATAAAGTCCGTCAATTTTTGCATGCTCCTACTCTAACACATTGGACAGTGGTCAAGAGAATTCTGAGATATGTAATGTTAAGTATACAGTTGGTCATGGTTTAGAGATTCATAAATCTCCTTCTATGCTGGTAAATGAGTTTACTGATGTTGACTGGGCAGGCTGTGTAGATGATAGGAGATCTATAGGTGGTTTTGCTATATATCTTGGGTCAAACTTGGTGTCATGGAGTGCAAGAAAACAGACTACAGTCTCCAGATCTAGCACTGAAGCAGAATATAAGGCTTTAGCTAATACTACAGCTGAAATTATGTGGATACAAACATTGGTACAGGAAATAGGTGTTGAGACGCCTAGAACTGCTAAGATTTGGTGTGATAATATTAGAGCTAAACATTTATCTGCTAACCCAGTTTTTCATGCACGCACTAATCATATAGAAGTAGACTACCATTTTGTCAGAGAAAAGAGTAATTGAGATAGAATATATTTCTTCCAAGGATCAAGTTGTAGATGGGTTCACCAAGCCTTTGGCTGTGAGACAGTTTGAAGATTTCAGAAACAATCTCAACTTAAGAAGTTTCAattgagggggagtgttagaGTATATACATGGTTTTGTTATGTAATTCGTATGCATTGGAGATTAAAGGTAGCCGGTAGTTAGCCCAGGATGTCATTATCTCGTGTAATTAGGATCCAGCTACCAGAACTCCAACGCATATATATGTACTCTCCCTATCGCCGTTTTGCGCGATCTAATCAACACGAATCCGTCGCTCCGTCGACGTTAATCTAGATTAGTTTTCTTTCATTATAATGTGCCGATACGAGCAGCGCTGAACAGCTGCTGCACTGTTGTTTGTTCTCAGTAAATTGGAAAGTTGATTACCATTTATCGAGGTGAGTAACGTCAGTGCAGGCACCAGCTCCAGCTCCGCGTGAAGACCTATTGAAAGGAGGGAGTGCAGATAATACATGATATTATCACTGCTGGagaaaccttttttttattgaCCAAAAAGCACAATAGTTCTGGTTGATAAAAAACCGtgactaaaaattatttttagtcccggttcaaaagctCAGGGGTACTTTTTACCAACCGAAACTAACACTACAACAAAAATGCTTTGTAGAGACATTTTTCTAGTACTGTAGAGGCACTTATCAAATGACTTTACAACAATGtagaggcattttaaaaaatgtctaataagtgtcttatggtgaattgtctctacaaacgaagagatattttataaaatgtctataaGATGGTAGAGGCATTTTCTAGAGACATTAAATTGTACCGCAAACATATAAAACCAATCcaaaaaagataataaaatagTTTCCTTGGTTTCGACAAGTCTTGAACTCACGATCTCTTGATTAAATCATTTTAATCTTCAATACACTAACCAACTCAACTCCATGTCATTACTTATATGCTTGTTCCTCTAGTTACTTATATTTAGTCCTTTAGTACATATTATCATTCTAGAAAGTGTCTCTACATAGTTTAAAATGTCTCAACGAAATGCCTTTACATATTAGACGCATTTTATAGTGCCGAAAGAATGCCTCTACGAGATAAAATCTAACAAACTGATCTAAAAATGTCTCTAGAGTAAAAGTTTTCTAGGCAATTTTTAAAGTGCCTTTATAAAGTGTCTCTACACTATAAAACTTCTGATTTTAGAAGCAATTTGCAAAACGTCTCTACAAAAGTGCCTCTATACgaggtttttgttgtagtgtAAAGATCAttattagtcccggttcaataAATGGCAGCCGGTGTTAGACCCCTCTACTATCTTCTTTAGGGACTCTTTGTTGGTAAcaacaactgggactaaagatctatttttaagtcCCCTGGGTGTTTATATAAACCGGGATCAAAACTGAGGAAAAAAAGGCAGCTTCCTTGGCAACCGCGCGACTCAAGTCTACTCCCCTAGCGAGCCTAATCCTGTTCTCaaccggcctcctcccctcagTTTTCTCAATCCTAAGTCCTCCCCACTCCTCCTCATCACTACTACAATAGCTATTTTTGCGTGTGGTTTTTTCGCCTGTATGGAACGAGGCGTCTGGGAAAATTGTGATTTTCTCGTGCGGGTGGCGCATCCGCAcacgaaaatcggattttcgcatgtgggtggttatgccgccgcacgagaaaataaaaatctgggaaaattttttcaaaaaatagaaaccctaaccctagatccGGGCACCCTgtcaccaccaccgcgccggccgccatcATCGCCGGATCTGggcggggggcagccgccgccgctggatccgGGTGTGGGGAGGGCGTCGCTGCTCCCAGCTGCCTCGCGCGAGTgtcgggaggagggggagaacatcgagccgccgccgctcccagcCACTGCCTccttgtcgtcgtcggcggcagtGGCCCCCATCTGTCCGCCGCCCGCGAGCatcgggaggagggggagaaggtcgggcgggggcggcggcgcgcgcacacCGCTCCCGTCCAGTCTCcaagccccgccgccgtcgcgagcCCACCGCCGAGAGCCgaccggaggaggagaaggagaaggtcagagagagaggaaagtgagaggagaggaaagtgaggagaagataagggggagagaaaggagAGAAGGGACCAGGGGAgagaaaaatttaaaaaattttaaattggaTGGGAGGGAAGACTATTTTTGTGTGCGGGTAGATTAGGAGGCCCGTACGTGAAAATAAGCTTATTTTCACGTGTGGGCCTATTAAGTGACCCACAcacaaaaattgattttcctgTGGGGTCGACGACCCGGCTCCGGTCCCTCTATTTTTCTGTGCGGTCCAACTTACGGACTGCATAGAAACAAAATGGGATGGCGTCTAGAAAAATCAATCATGTTGTAGTGATCCCCCTCCGACGATGGCGGCGTTGGcccgcgcggggggggggggggggggggggggcggcgggaggcggtgcacgacggtgcggcggccggcgatggctgtggattttttttattttgtgaattTTTTGTAGTGAATGATTTGTATATTTTGTTGGAGATTCTTTtttttgatttggggatgattttatgattgatttgtggattgtggatgTGTATGTattggatgattttgttgtgcATGATTTGTGGGAATTTGGGTGGGGGAATAGATACAagcaacaaaaaagaaaacaataaaaaagaaaaaaaaataccaacCCGGACGTGGCCCTATCCATCTCCCggtaccaatcgggactaaagatggatgtttagtcccagttatttcacccgggactaaagatacccatcTTTAGTCACGTATTCGTACTCCCGGTTACATAatcgggactatagggggttacgaaccaggGTTAAAgaccctttctccaccagtgtatatgTGACAAACATAATTTAATTAATACGTGCATTAATTATGCAAACAAGGGAATAGATTTTCTCAacatcacacacaaatataTACATTGAGGATACATACCCATGACACTTATGAATTTTGACACAACTATAACTATATTGAAGAGGCACACAGCAGTACTACTCGATGGAAACAAACATCCCTACCCATTATACACCTGATTTGAAATAGATTCACGCACCACATTCATTGCTTCCGCGTTGTTCGGTGAATCGTACCACTGAGATAAGGGTGGAGCCTGTGGTATGTTCTGGAACCCGTTGTATAACGAATTCTGCATCTAGAAGTGCGGGTTATCACTATCAAGTCTGAAGTTGTGCGGAGTAAATGCGACAAGTATAATCTTCGTCTGATCCTCCCACTCAGGAAATAATGGGAGTCCCCTTAGGATTTTCCATTGATTTTTCATAACTCCAAAAGCACTTTCAACAATATTATTACGCATAGCAGAATGCATGTAGTTGAAAGTCTTTTCCTTCCCAACCGTCTGTGGAGCTTCGTCACCATCGAAATCATCCATGTGGTAGTAGACATGTGTGTACGAACGTAGGAATCCATACCTACACAGATAACCCGAGTTCACTAGGAAATACTTGCCTGTAGgggaaaaagttcaaaaattatAGCACTTGAGATGGTTAA
This window of the Oryza sativa Japonica Group chromosome 4, ASM3414082v1 genome carries:
- the LOC9267440 gene encoding uncharacterized protein isoform X2 translates to MSMPDGKSLVCARLKRKRPILEINDGELHESLSNDADDFPTAFNFRSNRPVRRRLCTQLAGIYGHHETNDGELHGSPSSHANDFPTAFNFRSNRPVRRRSYTQLTDFPRPDSAMAAQSRKKRKAYMSERSRVLRQRLAHSSSSIYDKDASSSHTTIPTNGHSHDSYVMLNHDVISTVRS
- the LOC9267440 gene encoding uncharacterized protein isoform X1, encoding MMLSRLFDHDCSSNCSIVNVQSRCWSRCSVFSPLNLGPPSHTCCYCGALFWYEERIDRRRHTTRPLYNKCCKGGSVILPSYKPPPEPLHSLLTAVDRAKSAHFCENIRYYNSMFAFTSMGVNVIDSINDGRGPYTFKRSGQLCHRIGSLLPKRDKRPEYAQLYIFDTQNELMNRLRVGTYKNRAFQPNEEIVAALMQMFDAHNPIVKLFRVARDRLSRAGAPDDHYFIRLFGSPDKHGDIFNAPVASEVVGLVVGDLGTSDIGRDLMVEDKAGNLRKVKEDHCKFMAMQYPILFPYGEDGYHQNIAYRQCRRSAGIKRKRVTEVEYYAYRLHDRGDDFNTLTRCKRGTQAYVIDAYCCMEESQLSHFRTKSFQQKYRTAPLKEIHDTIHRGIIEGSEAGQRIIKPSSYVGGPRYLYQNYLDCVALCRKYGCPDLFITFTSNPL
- the LOC9267440 gene encoding uncharacterized protein isoform X3, whose translation is MSMPDGKSLVCARLKRKRPILEINDGELHESLSNDADDFPTAFNFRSNRPVRRRLCTQLAETNDGELHGSPSSHANDFPTAFNFRSNRPVRRRSYTQLTDFPRPDSAMAAQSRKKRKAYMSERSRVLRQRLAHSSSSIYDKDASSSHTTIPTNGHSHDSYVMLNHDVISTVRS